In Lysobacter firmicutimachus, one genomic interval encodes:
- a CDS encoding alginate lyase family protein, producing the protein MNASARALRLWYTVRHLRPVQIYGRAWHRLHRPRIDLSPAPPAMPARGQWQGCARAPSMLGPNRFRFLNAEHDLRNGDWNDRALPKLWLYNLHYFDDLVADGAAARAGWHADLVRGWIASNPPGAGNGWEPYCLSLRTVNWIKWLLSGHAPADDAARQAALDSLAVQARYLAGRLERHLLGNHLWANYKALLFAGLFFDGEEGARWLDIGLRGMRREIGEQILADGGHFERSPMYHAILLEDLLDLIQLGERYAPAVSREDLELWRTRAASMLGWLAVMTHPDGGIAFFNDAAHGIAPELAPLQDYARSLGLTPPERSGEALQLLPESGYARLEYGEAVLIADIGEVGPNYLPGHAHADTLSFELSLRGRRVLVNAGTSRYDIGAERLWQRGTAAHNTVQIDDQDSSEVWSSFRVARRALPFAIGHGQDSGGVWLEAAHDGYKRLPGRAVHCRRWRLQEDQLRVEDRIEGRFARAVARYRTPPGLRIGAARVAGDGIEALRWRSEPEGLSTHVAASTYHAGFGRSEACDVLEVAVPRDTGSAAIVFTWTS; encoded by the coding sequence ATGAACGCCTCGGCGCGCGCCCTGCGGCTGTGGTACACCGTGCGCCATCTGCGCCCGGTGCAGATCTACGGCCGTGCCTGGCACCGGTTGCACCGGCCGCGCATCGACCTGTCGCCCGCGCCACCGGCGATGCCGGCGCGCGGCCAGTGGCAAGGCTGCGCGCGCGCGCCGTCGATGCTGGGCCCGAACCGGTTCCGTTTTCTCAATGCCGAGCACGATCTGCGCAACGGCGACTGGAACGATCGCGCCCTGCCCAAGCTGTGGCTGTACAACCTGCACTACTTCGACGATCTGGTCGCCGACGGCGCGGCGGCGCGCGCCGGCTGGCACGCCGACCTGGTGCGCGGCTGGATCGCGTCCAATCCACCCGGCGCCGGCAACGGCTGGGAGCCGTATTGCCTGTCGCTGCGCACCGTCAACTGGATCAAGTGGTTGCTGTCGGGTCACGCGCCCGCCGACGACGCCGCCCGCCAAGCCGCGCTCGACAGCCTCGCCGTACAGGCCCGCTATCTGGCCGGCCGCCTGGAACGGCACCTGCTCGGCAATCATCTGTGGGCCAACTACAAAGCCCTGCTGTTCGCCGGCCTGTTTTTCGACGGCGAGGAAGGCGCGCGCTGGCTCGACATCGGCCTGCGCGGCATGCGCCGCGAAATCGGCGAGCAGATCCTCGCCGACGGCGGTCACTTCGAACGCAGCCCGATGTACCACGCGATCCTGCTCGAGGATTTGCTCGACCTGATCCAGCTCGGCGAACGCTACGCTCCGGCGGTGTCGCGCGAGGATCTGGAACTGTGGCGGACACGCGCCGCATCGATGCTCGGCTGGCTCGCGGTCATGACCCATCCCGACGGCGGCATCGCCTTCTTCAACGACGCCGCCCACGGCATCGCGCCGGAACTGGCGCCGTTGCAGGACTATGCGCGCTCGCTCGGGCTGACTCCGCCGGAGCGCTCCGGCGAGGCCCTGCAGTTGCTGCCCGAGTCCGGCTACGCGCGCCTGGAGTACGGCGAGGCGGTGCTGATCGCCGATATCGGCGAAGTCGGTCCGAACTACCTGCCCGGCCACGCTCACGCCGATACCCTGAGCTTCGAGCTGTCCCTGCGCGGGCGCCGGGTGCTGGTGAACGCCGGCACCTCGCGTTACGACATCGGCGCCGAGCGCCTGTGGCAGCGCGGCACCGCCGCGCACAACACGGTGCAGATCGACGACCAGGACTCCTCCGAGGTCTGGAGCAGTTTCCGCGTCGCCCGCCGCGCCCTGCCGTTCGCGATCGGCCATGGCCAGGACAGCGGCGGGGTCTGGCTGGAAGCCGCGCACGACGGCTACAAGCGCCTGCCCGGCCGCGCCGTGCATTGCCGCCGGTGGCGCCTGCAGGAAGACCAACTGCGGGTGGAAGACCGCATCGAGGGCCGCTTCGCCCGCGCCGTCGCGCGCTATCGTACTCCGCCGGGCCTGCGCATCGGCGCTGCGCGCGTCGCCGGCGACGGCATCGAGGCGCTGCGCTGGCGCAGCGAGCCCGAGGGGCTGAGCACCCACGTCGCCGCCAGCACCTATCACGCCGGCTTCGGCCGCAGCGAAGCCTGCGACGTGCTGGAAGTCGCCGTGCCGCGCGACACCGGCAGCGCCGCCATCGTGTTCACCTGGACCAGCTGA
- a CDS encoding class I SAM-dependent DNA methyltransferase, translating into MNHADSQFDALADAYEDSIEQMPFRKHIEMHSVLRVLGDTGGLRVLDLGCGSGLYTRAIAQRGARRVMGLDVSEGMIDYARRREDRTPLGIGYRWRDATRAADTIADDLGERFDLVTAIYVLPYAPTLHGLTSICRTAFHALSAPGDRFVAAVLNPEFAREPGWYRNYGMELSAPPALYEGAPVHLHAWFGGHILDLDAFYWSREAHERAFAEAGFAQLRWHAPVLAESGREVQPSEFWHNYLHCPHAMIVEAQR; encoded by the coding sequence ATGAACCACGCCGACAGTCAGTTCGACGCCCTGGCCGACGCCTACGAAGACAGCATCGAGCAGATGCCGTTCCGCAAGCACATCGAGATGCACAGCGTTCTGCGTGTACTCGGCGATACCGGCGGCCTGCGCGTGCTCGACCTGGGCTGCGGCAGCGGGCTGTACACCCGCGCCATCGCCCAACGCGGCGCGCGCCGGGTCATGGGACTGGACGTATCCGAAGGCATGATCGACTACGCCCGTCGGCGCGAAGACCGCACGCCGCTGGGCATCGGTTACCGTTGGCGCGACGCCACCCGCGCCGCGGATACGATCGCCGACGATCTGGGCGAGCGTTTCGATCTGGTCACCGCGATCTACGTCTTGCCTTACGCGCCGACCCTGCACGGCCTCACCTCGATCTGCCGCACCGCCTTCCACGCCCTGTCCGCGCCCGGCGACCGCTTCGTCGCCGCAGTGCTCAATCCGGAATTCGCGCGCGAACCGGGCTGGTATCGCAATTACGGCATGGAACTCAGCGCGCCACCGGCCCTGTACGAGGGGGCACCGGTGCATCTGCACGCCTGGTTCGGCGGACACATACTCGACCTGGACGCGTTCTACTGGTCGCGCGAGGCGCACGAGCGCGCCTTCGCCGAGGCCGGTTTCGCCCAGTTGCGCTGGCACGCGCCGGTGCTGGCCGAGAGCGGGCGCGAGGTGCAGCCGAGCGAGTTCTGGCACAACTACCTGCACTGCCCGCACGCGATGATCGTCGAGGCGCAGCGCTGA
- a CDS encoding glycosyltransferase family 4 protein, with amino-acid sequence MRILFLTDNFPPEGNAPATRTYEHAVRWVRAGHEVTVITCAPNFPEGKLFPGYRNAWRSMETLDGIRVVRVKTYITANEGFAKRTLDYLSFMAASVGFGLFERRHDVIVATSPQFFCALGGWALARLRRRPFVFELRDLWPASITAVGAMQRSPAIRVLEKLEMFLYRSAHAIVPVTQSFRDELIQRGVDAGKIHVVLNGVDLQRYRPGPRDEALAREYDLDGRFVVGYLGTHGMAHGLEKVLDAVERLRDEPRIAFFFAGSGAERARVEQLVAERGLHNVRMIPRQPKDMMPRLWSLCDLSLIPLRDTPVFSSVIPSKLFEGMGMGIPALMSLPRGEATRIVESTGCGVCVPPEDGAAMAEAIRELAADPERMRRLREASLAAAPAYSRDRQATLMTDALSRLLDDDSGGLLRASK; translated from the coding sequence ATGCGCATTCTGTTTCTCACGGACAACTTCCCGCCGGAAGGCAACGCGCCGGCCACGCGTACCTACGAACACGCGGTGCGCTGGGTGCGCGCCGGGCACGAGGTCACGGTGATCACCTGCGCGCCGAACTTCCCCGAGGGCAAGCTGTTTCCCGGCTATCGCAACGCCTGGCGCAGCATGGAAACGCTGGACGGCATCCGCGTGGTCCGGGTCAAGACCTACATCACCGCCAACGAGGGTTTCGCCAAGCGCACCCTGGACTACCTCAGCTTCATGGCGGCCTCGGTCGGATTCGGCCTGTTCGAGCGCCGCCACGACGTGATCGTCGCTACTTCGCCGCAGTTCTTCTGCGCGCTCGGCGGCTGGGCGCTGGCACGGCTGCGCCGACGCCCGTTCGTGTTCGAACTGCGCGACCTGTGGCCGGCATCGATCACCGCGGTCGGCGCGATGCAACGCAGCCCGGCGATCCGGGTGCTGGAAAAGCTGGAGATGTTCCTCTACCGCAGCGCCCACGCGATCGTGCCGGTCACCCAGAGCTTCCGCGACGAGCTGATCCAGCGCGGCGTCGACGCCGGCAAGATCCATGTGGTGCTCAACGGCGTCGACCTGCAACGCTATCGGCCCGGCCCGCGCGACGAAGCCCTGGCGCGCGAGTACGACCTGGACGGCCGCTTCGTCGTCGGTTACCTCGGCACTCACGGCATGGCCCACGGCCTGGAAAAAGTGCTGGACGCGGTCGAGCGCCTGCGCGACGAGCCGCGCATCGCCTTCTTCTTCGCCGGCAGCGGCGCCGAACGCGCCCGCGTCGAGCAGTTGGTCGCCGAGCGCGGGCTGCACAACGTGCGCATGATTCCGCGTCAGCCCAAGGACATGATGCCGCGGCTGTGGAGCCTGTGCGATCTGTCGCTGATCCCGCTGCGCGACACGCCTGTGTTCAGCAGCGTGATCCCGTCCAAGCTGTTCGAAGGCATGGGCATGGGCATTCCGGCGCTGATGTCGCTTCCGCGCGGCGAGGCCACACGGATCGTCGAGAGCACCGGCTGCGGCGTGTGCGTGCCGCCGGAGGACGGCGCGGCGATGGCCGAGGCCATCCGCGAACTGGCCGCCGACCCCGAGCGCATGCGTCGCCTGCGCGAGGCCAGCTTGGCCGCGGCACCGGCTTACTCCCGCGATCGCCAGGCGACCCTGATGACCGACGCGCTCAGCCGTTTGCTCGACGACGACAGCGGCGGACTGCTGCGCGCCTCCAAGTGA
- a CDS encoding phospholipase effector Tle1 domain-containing protein encodes MSWVPQAEDLALYDAAREEMLGLRIPLFLQPDGVNERMFVAAFDGTGNDVAQQPDAPTNIAAIARQIEVRDDPRIVVSYLAGPGTQSSARERVRDKLTGSTYGARIDEMYARFARQARAWIEEDPAAKIRLVTIGFSRGAVQAAGFAVLVGERGVTARNGQQLRKPADVPQAIGLFDPVAAGTPQKNDRRLPDTVVSGFQLQSRDEERIDFPLNPILPPGLTENGRFLSVVLPGSHSDVGGGYAGGGLEAQAGDLMIDYLNGLSAVPFLARRSVPLDDASNRPHQEELVPGSGDWRRTKGNRQLDGGRDKNLAPPDMYRDGSLTWWGKPRMQDRRYVYNTGAWPLEGERRNDTKAGLQYRFIDPFRGPPTVAPRRRRGNAVDLLLQSMQKAATLRDENGLVNLFDGERVRLAAFAAWVAASAGMTRIDRMRLEGPTEVVIEQNVDGQGSAGFDFDRAVRTPVEDSNAALQNALDG; translated from the coding sequence ATGTCCTGGGTACCCCAAGCGGAAGATCTGGCGCTGTACGATGCGGCGCGCGAAGAAATGCTGGGGCTGCGGATTCCGCTGTTCCTGCAGCCGGACGGCGTCAACGAGCGCATGTTCGTCGCCGCCTTCGACGGCACCGGCAACGATGTCGCCCAGCAGCCCGACGCCCCGACCAACATCGCCGCGATCGCGCGCCAGATCGAGGTGCGCGACGATCCGCGCATCGTCGTGTCGTACCTGGCCGGTCCGGGCACGCAGAGCAGCGCCCGCGAGCGCGTGCGCGACAAACTGACCGGATCGACCTATGGCGCGCGCATCGACGAGATGTATGCGCGCTTCGCGCGTCAGGCCCGGGCCTGGATCGAAGAAGATCCGGCCGCGAAGATCCGCCTGGTCACGATCGGTTTCAGCCGCGGCGCAGTGCAGGCGGCCGGCTTCGCGGTGCTGGTCGGCGAACGCGGCGTGACCGCCAGGAACGGCCAGCAGTTGCGCAAGCCGGCCGATGTGCCGCAGGCGATCGGCCTGTTCGACCCGGTCGCCGCCGGCACGCCACAGAAGAACGACCGGCGCTTGCCGGACACGGTGGTGTCCGGTTTCCAGCTGCAGTCGCGCGACGAAGAACGCATCGACTTCCCGCTCAATCCGATCCTGCCGCCGGGCTTGACCGAAAACGGCCGCTTCCTGTCGGTGGTGCTGCCGGGCTCGCATTCCGATGTCGGCGGCGGCTACGCCGGCGGCGGCCTGGAAGCGCAGGCCGGCGATCTGATGATCGACTACCTCAACGGTCTCAGCGCGGTGCCGTTCCTGGCCCGGCGCAGCGTTCCGCTGGACGATGCGAGCAACAGGCCTCATCAGGAAGAACTGGTGCCCGGCTCCGGCGACTGGCGCCGCACCAAAGGCAATCGCCAGCTCGACGGCGGCCGCGACAAGAACCTGGCGCCGCCCGACATGTATCGCGACGGCAGCCTCACCTGGTGGGGCAAGCCGCGCATGCAGGATCGCAGATACGTTTACAACACCGGTGCGTGGCCGCTGGAAGGCGAACGCCGCAACGACACCAAGGCCGGTCTGCAGTATCGATTCATCGATCCGTTCCGCGGGCCGCCGACCGTAGCGCCGCGTCGTCGGCGCGGCAATGCCGTCGACTTGCTGCTGCAGAGCATGCAGAAGGCGGCGACCCTGCGCGACGAGAACGGCCTGGTCAACCTCTTCGACGGCGAGCGGGTGCGTCTGGCGGCCTTCGCCGCCTGGGTCGCGGCCTCCGCCGGCATGACCCGGATCGACCGGATGCGGCTGGAGGGGCCGACCGAAGTGGTGATCGAGCAGAACGTCGACGGCCAAGGCTCGGCCGGCTTCGATTTCGACCGGGCCGTGCGGACGCCGGTGGAAGACAGCAACGCTGCGCTGCAGAACGCGCTGGACGGCTGA
- a CDS encoding tRNA-dependent cyclodipeptide synthase, whose amino-acid sequence MNLPNADVSAVCIPASPPTSLRAQPYTEHCRRLFDIAEHAVIGLSPFNGGFNPHTVQGLVAWGVGHFRRIDVLLPGYEAAHTLVAAGARPLDAVRRLRHALNALRNAATRQLQECGIDRPEQRVHTWTRLQDRAAYLDLRRELERRSRREPWLHQACESAARSAVAGSGGAAASDSAVQYAVQYALAELPFLVDSPSIFGAASSVFVYPRPIPLVHALLERDDALPRHRGQGYVSVHRLP is encoded by the coding sequence ATGAATCTGCCGAACGCCGATGTGTCCGCTGTTTGCATTCCTGCATCGCCGCCAACCTCGCTACGGGCCCAGCCCTATACCGAACACTGCCGTCGTCTGTTCGACATCGCCGAGCATGCCGTGATCGGGCTGAGTCCGTTCAACGGCGGGTTCAATCCTCACACGGTGCAAGGCCTGGTCGCCTGGGGCGTGGGTCACTTCCGCCGCATCGACGTGCTGTTGCCCGGCTACGAAGCCGCCCACACTCTGGTCGCCGCGGGCGCGCGTCCGCTCGATGCCGTGCGCCGCCTGCGTCATGCACTCAACGCCCTGCGCAATGCCGCGACCCGCCAATTGCAGGAATGCGGCATCGACCGGCCGGAACAGCGGGTGCATACCTGGACCCGGCTGCAGGATCGCGCCGCCTATCTGGATCTGCGGCGCGAGCTGGAACGACGCAGCCGCCGCGAGCCCTGGCTGCACCAGGCCTGCGAGAGCGCCGCCCGCAGCGCGGTCGCAGGCAGCGGCGGAGCAGCGGCGTCGGATTCCGCCGTGCAGTACGCCGTGCAGTACGCGCTGGCCGAGCTGCCGTTCCTCGTCGACAGTCCGTCGATCTTCGGCGCCGCCAGCTCGGTGTTCGTCTATCCGCGTCCGATCCCCTTGGTCCATGCCCTGCTCGAACGCGACGACGCCCTGCCGCGCCACCGCGGCCAGGGCTATGTCAGTGTCCACCGCCTGCCGTGA
- a CDS encoding YdcF family protein, producing the protein MSGLGELLRWPLEPLHGSLGLAALALLAAALRWRRCALALLLIAPLWTLWWSLPVAADGLAAALARGYPALSETRARRADAIVVLGGDIGRADQYEAADAAAPQLAGNRLALGARLWQRGLAPQILLSGGPTAHTPGSSEARRMADSIRAFGVPASALVLEDRSRNTADNAGFSRTIGAARGWNDIILVTSPEHLPRAVRTFERAGWRVQGIATAATPLSDALPPWRPSPRALRRSGRFLKEAAGLCVARLDTLH; encoded by the coding sequence ATGAGCGGGCTCGGCGAGCTGCTGCGCTGGCCGCTCGAGCCGCTGCACGGCTCGCTCGGCTTGGCCGCGCTGGCGCTGCTCGCCGCGGCGCTGCGCTGGCGGCGCTGCGCGCTGGCATTGTTGCTGATCGCACCGCTGTGGACGCTGTGGTGGTCGCTGCCGGTCGCCGCCGACGGCCTCGCCGCGGCGCTCGCACGCGGCTATCCCGCGCTGAGCGAAACCCGGGCGCGGCGCGCCGACGCGATCGTCGTACTCGGCGGCGATATCGGCCGCGCCGACCAGTACGAGGCCGCTGACGCGGCCGCGCCGCAATTGGCCGGCAATCGGCTCGCGCTCGGCGCGCGCTTGTGGCAACGCGGCCTGGCGCCGCAGATCCTGCTCAGCGGCGGACCGACCGCGCATACGCCCGGCAGCAGCGAAGCACGGCGCATGGCCGATTCGATCCGAGCCTTCGGCGTGCCGGCGTCGGCACTGGTGCTGGAGGACCGCAGCCGCAACACCGCGGACAACGCGGGCTTCAGTCGGACGATCGGCGCGGCGCGCGGCTGGAACGACATCATTCTGGTCACCTCGCCCGAGCACCTGCCGCGCGCCGTACGCACGTTCGAACGCGCCGGCTGGCGCGTGCAGGGCATCGCCACCGCGGCGACGCCGCTCAGCGACGCACTGCCGCCGTGGCGACCGTCGCCACGCGCGCTGCGACGCAGCGGGCGCTTTCTCAAGGAAGCCGCCGGCCTGTGCGTCGCCAGACTGGACACGCTGCATTAG
- a CDS encoding NAD(P)/FAD-dependent oxidoreductase codes for MGVEGSDYEVVVVGGSFAGLSAALMLARARKRVLLIDAGRPRNRFAAHSHGVMGHDGKAPEELIAEALAQLMGYPSVSLKQATATAAERTALGFALRLNSGERVSGRKLVLATGVRDVPPDLPGLREHWGRSVLHCPYCHGFEYAGRPLGVLATGDISLHQALLIPEWGPTTYFTQELTDPDEAARRQLQALGVRIEPVPVIALQGEGAALSAVLLADDRTLPIDAMFVAPRIELTCDLPLQLGCELADGPLGPYLKVDELRRTSVPGVFAAGDSAAPMHSAAMALAAGAMAGLSAHRALLEERPGMLAA; via the coding sequence ATGGGTGTCGAGGGTTCGGACTACGAGGTCGTGGTGGTCGGCGGCAGCTTCGCCGGCCTGTCGGCGGCGTTGATGTTGGCGCGGGCGCGCAAGCGGGTGCTGCTGATCGATGCAGGGCGGCCGCGCAACCGTTTTGCCGCGCACTCGCACGGGGTGATGGGGCACGATGGCAAGGCGCCGGAGGAACTGATCGCCGAGGCGTTGGCGCAGTTGATGGGCTATCCCAGCGTGAGCCTGAAGCAGGCGACCGCGACCGCGGCCGAGCGCACGGCCCTGGGCTTCGCTCTGCGACTGAACTCCGGCGAGCGCGTGTCCGGGCGCAAGCTGGTGCTGGCGACCGGCGTCCGCGACGTTCCGCCCGATCTGCCCGGCCTGCGCGAGCACTGGGGCCGCAGCGTGCTGCATTGTCCCTACTGCCATGGCTTCGAATACGCCGGCCGTCCGCTCGGCGTGCTCGCGACCGGCGACATCAGCCTGCATCAGGCGCTGCTGATTCCGGAGTGGGGGCCGACCACTTATTTCACCCAGGAGCTGACCGACCCCGACGAGGCTGCGCGCCGGCAACTGCAGGCGCTGGGCGTGCGGATCGAGCCGGTGCCGGTGATTGCCCTGCAAGGCGAAGGGGCCGCGCTGTCCGCGGTGCTGCTCGCCGATGATCGAACGCTGCCGATAGACGCCATGTTCGTCGCGCCGCGGATCGAGCTGACCTGCGATTTGCCGCTGCAATTGGGCTGCGAACTCGCGGACGGTCCGCTCGGGCCTTATCTCAAAGTCGACGAACTCAGGCGGACTTCGGTGCCGGGCGTGTTCGCCGCCGGCGACTCGGCCGCGCCGATGCACAGCGCGGCGATGGCGTTGGCGGCCGGTGCGATGGCGGGGCTGAGCGCGCACCGGGCGCTGCTGGAAGAACGGCCCGGAATGCTGGCGGCCTAG
- a CDS encoding peptidoglycan DD-metalloendopeptidase family protein, translating into MLRSLACTLVLLLSASPAGAAAMNESLDMAVPQAPAPLRVEGRQRLMYELHLTNFSSAPWELRRVDVLDRDGGAVLAGFAGAELAARRQSIGAAAATPADAALRPGERAVVFVEFDLPAGTLAPAALRHRIGLLGAQGEDEIEGAPVAVSEPSTLLLGPPLRGGPWAAVHAPQWPRGHRRVFYTFDGRARLPGRHAIDWVAVDRAGRIFRGDPDRTANSLGYGADVLAVADAEVVAARDGVAERATISGHRKNTLDLAPGNYLVLALPDGRYATYEHLRPGSLRVRVGERVRRGQTLAALGHTGDSTRPHLHFHVSDGARPLASEGLPFVFERFELLGTYPQIDRLGREPWQALAAGTERERLGEAPASNSVVMFAK; encoded by the coding sequence ATGCTGCGCTCGCTCGCCTGCACTTTAGTGTTGCTGCTGTCCGCATCGCCCGCCGGCGCCGCGGCGATGAACGAATCCCTGGACATGGCCGTGCCGCAGGCGCCGGCGCCGTTGCGGGTCGAGGGGCGGCAGCGGTTGATGTACGAGCTGCACCTGACCAATTTCAGCAGTGCGCCGTGGGAGCTGCGGCGGGTCGACGTGCTGGACCGCGACGGCGGAGCGGTGCTGGCCGGTTTCGCCGGCGCCGAACTGGCCGCGCGCCGGCAGTCGATCGGCGCTGCGGCGGCGACGCCGGCCGATGCCGCGTTGCGGCCGGGCGAGCGCGCGGTAGTGTTCGTCGAATTCGATCTGCCCGCCGGGACCCTCGCGCCGGCGGCCTTGCGCCATCGCATCGGCTTGCTCGGCGCACAGGGCGAAGACGAGATCGAGGGCGCGCCGGTAGCGGTAAGCGAGCCTTCGACCCTTCTGCTCGGTCCGCCGCTGCGCGGCGGTCCTTGGGCGGCGGTGCATGCGCCGCAGTGGCCACGCGGCCACCGGCGCGTGTTCTACACCTTCGACGGCCGCGCCCGCCTGCCCGGACGGCATGCGATCGACTGGGTCGCGGTCGACCGCGCCGGCCGTATTTTCCGCGGCGATCCGGACCGCACCGCGAACTCGCTGGGCTATGGCGCCGATGTACTCGCGGTCGCCGACGCCGAAGTCGTCGCCGCGCGCGACGGCGTCGCCGAGCGCGCGACCATCTCCGGCCACCGCAAAAATACGCTGGACCTGGCGCCGGGCAACTATCTCGTGCTGGCCCTGCCGGATGGACGCTATGCCACCTACGAGCACCTGCGTCCGGGCAGTCTGCGCGTGCGGGTCGGCGAGCGCGTGCGCCGTGGCCAGACCCTCGCCGCGCTGGGCCACACCGGCGATTCCACCCGCCCGCACTTGCACTTCCATGTGTCCGACGGCGCCCGCCCCCTGGCCTCGGAAGGGCTGCCGTTCGTGTTCGAGCGTTTCGAACTGCTCGGGACCTATCCGCAGATCGATCGGCTCGGACGCGAGCCCTGGCAGGCGCTGGCGGCCGGCACCGAGCGCGAACGGCTCGGCGAGGCGCCCGCTTCCAACAGCGTGGTGATGTTCGCCAAGTGA
- a CDS encoding cytochrome P450 has product MTLSLEQQTELIDYPFPIGPLGTPPKTIAWARKHRPLCPIRLPSGTPAWMLTRKQDIAMVLSDRRFSRNLTFHGAPRFVGEDFTAVPGGIFNLDPPDHTRVRQVIGPFYTRAGAERYRPLIERHAQSLLDAMAAGSNPVDLMQAYSNLLPLHSNCDILQVPVEFRARYLEYFHTQTNYEASAEEVAQATAQVIDFARRVIELRRDQPHHDDPIGALIQAEREGRISEQELVGTVCYLFVTGSEPLIPPLSTGLLTLLVHPQQLRQCIDDPALWPRAVEEVLRYHHNGVLGLPRVATEDVTVGDGLIRRGEAVCATMLGVTWDPKYYRHPEKFDIHRDTDGTATFGSGPHFCLGSSLTRVFLESAYRLLFERFPRLALALPASEIPWERNILFIRPVSLPVAW; this is encoded by the coding sequence ATGACGCTTTCGCTGGAACAGCAAACCGAGTTGATCGACTACCCCTTCCCGATCGGCCCGCTGGGCACGCCGCCGAAAACCATCGCCTGGGCGCGCAAGCACCGACCGCTGTGCCCGATCCGCCTGCCCAGCGGCACCCCGGCGTGGATGCTTACGCGCAAGCAGGACATCGCGATGGTGCTCAGCGACCGGCGTTTCTCGCGCAACCTCACCTTTCACGGCGCGCCGCGCTTCGTCGGCGAAGATTTCACCGCCGTGCCGGGCGGCATCTTCAACCTCGACCCGCCCGACCACACCCGTGTGCGGCAGGTGATCGGTCCGTTCTACACCCGCGCCGGCGCCGAACGCTACCGGCCCTTGATCGAACGCCACGCGCAATCCCTGCTCGATGCGATGGCCGCCGGCAGCAATCCGGTCGACCTGATGCAGGCCTATTCCAACCTGCTGCCGCTGCACAGCAATTGCGACATTCTGCAGGTTCCGGTCGAGTTCCGCGCCCGTTACCTGGAATACTTCCATACCCAGACCAACTACGAAGCCAGCGCCGAGGAGGTCGCCCAGGCCACGGCCCAGGTGATCGACTTCGCCCGCCGGGTGATCGAACTGCGCCGCGATCAGCCGCATCACGACGATCCCATCGGCGCCTTGATCCAGGCCGAACGCGAAGGCCGGATCAGCGAGCAGGAACTGGTCGGCACGGTCTGCTATCTGTTCGTCACCGGTTCCGAACCGCTGATCCCGCCGCTGTCGACCGGCCTGCTGACCCTGCTCGTACACCCGCAGCAACTGCGCCAATGCATCGACGACCCCGCGCTGTGGCCGCGCGCGGTCGAGGAAGTTCTGCGCTACCACCACAACGGCGTGCTCGGCCTGCCGCGCGTGGCGACCGAGGACGTGACGGTCGGCGACGGCCTGATCCGCCGCGGCGAAGCGGTGTGCGCGACCATGCTGGGCGTCACCTGGGACCCGAAGTATTACCGGCATCCGGAAAAGTTTGACATCCACCGCGACACCGACGGCACCGCCACCTTCGGCAGCGGCCCGCATTTCTGCCTGGGCTCGTCGCTGACCCGGGTGTTTCTGGAATCGGCCTACCGCCTGCTGTTCGAGCGCTTCCCCCGCCTCGCCCTGGCCTTGCCGGCAAGCGAGATTCCATGGGAGCGCAACATCCTGTTCATCCGCCCGGTCAGTCTGCCGGTCGCCTGGTAA
- a CDS encoding RrF2 family transcriptional regulator, with amino-acid sequence MRLDSRLSRMLHVLVHMDSHEQRATSETIAGMLGTNPTVVRRTLAGLREHGIVTAERGPGGGWVLARELSEISLLDVHRALGSPSLFAIGVADRKAKCLVEQAVNERIDSALAEAEATVLARFAAIKLADLAADFHRRLKARGGWTHEL; translated from the coding sequence ATGAGACTCGACAGCCGCCTGTCGCGGATGCTGCACGTGCTGGTGCACATGGACAGCCATGAGCAGCGCGCGACCTCCGAGACCATCGCCGGCATGCTCGGCACCAACCCCACCGTGGTCCGCCGCACCCTGGCCGGCCTGCGCGAACACGGCATCGTTACCGCCGAACGCGGCCCCGGCGGCGGCTGGGTCCTGGCGCGCGAACTGTCCGAGATCAGCCTGCTCGACGTGCACCGGGCCTTGGGCAGTCCCAGCCTGTTCGCGATCGGCGTCGCCGACCGCAAAGCCAAATGCCTGGTCGAACAGGCGGTCAACGAACGCATCGACTCGGCCCTGGCCGAAGCCGAAGCCACCGTCCTGGCCCGCTTCGCCGCGATCAAGCTGGCCGACCTGGCGGCCGATTTCCACCGCCGCTTGAAGGCACGCGGCGGCTGGACGCACGAACTCTGA